The genomic window ACCGGGAAGATTAGTACTCAGAAGGTGTTGGAATACATCAACGACCCACACCACGGCTGAATAAATTCAGCCTGTGCGCTTATATCCCCCAGTTAGAAACCGGGGGCTTTACGCTGCTCTTCGTAAGCCATACCTGTGAACTTCCAGGATACACTAGCTCCAGCGGACTCAGACCCTACTTAGGACATCAAGACCTGCGGCATCAAGTCTGGGGATCCTCAGGTTTGTCTTCCCAGGCATCGGTAGCAGGAGATTCAGAGGTTGGCTCCGGAGGGGCATCCTCTTCGGCATACTCTTGCTCCCATTCCGGCTGTTCGGGTACAGGTTCGGGCCGACGTGGGCGCACAGGCTCAGGTTCAGGTTCATCTTCTGCGTAGATGTCCTCTTCTTCGGCTTCGTATTCCTCGTCATACTCTTCGTCGTAGTCTTCCTCCACAACAGGGCTGTCAACAGCACTGGGTAGGGCCGGGGTAGGGCCAGATCCAGCTTCCCAAGGAGGTTTGCCGACCCCGAGAGTTTCCAAAATCCCTTTGGCCAGTTGGGTGAGGCGGGTTTCTGCCCCATCTTCGACAATCAGGCGATCCCCACCAACAGAAACAATCTCATCAGTTGAAAGGAGATAGGTGCTGAGAATGAATCCGGGCAAAAAGGTGAGGCCAAGGTTGGAAAGCACCAAACCCGTAATCAGGCCAGAAACGGAGTTAAATTCAAAATCCTTGACTTTGCCAAGGCGGATCCCTTCTTCGGTCACCACCTCGCTCCCAACTACCCGGCTGAGCCCATCCAAATCCAAATTGTCAAAGACCTCATCACTGGGGACAAGCACCGCATCCTGGCCTAAAGCCGTCACTTGCCGCAGTTCCAGCAGGCGGGGAGAGCTGGCAAAGGCTTTTTCCAATACGCCCAACACCAGTACCTGCTTGGCTTCCAGATCAGCCCAAACTTCACTCACGACCCCGAGCCGAGCCGCATTCCCCTGGCTAATCACCTGCGTTCCCAGAACCTGTGACCGCCGACGAACCTCTGATCGCACCAGCGCAACAGATTCTTTCCCAGTCGTCATGGTGTCTTCCCCGTCGTGAGTCGAAACGTTAGGCCCCTGTCCCGCTAACGCGAACGCGTAAGTGGGCTATGGATCTGGCAGAGAGCGCCAAAATCAAGACAATAGTACCATTGCCTGTCTCCTCCCTTGCGGTGTGCCTGAACGCTGACCTAGCTTCGGTTAAGGTTCAGGCATTGCAGCAAGTTTTGCGACGGTTAGGCCAAGCGTTCGACCGTCACAAAAAGCTAGGGGCAGGATTCCCTCGGTTCGGGGTCTCCGCCAGCTGCTGCCAAAGCCTGAGGTGCATAGAGGGTATCCAGGTTGGCTTGTTGTCAAGACATACCCTGTGGGATCCCCTTGTATACGAGCCTTATACAAGCAGCTGACCTTCAGCGCGTCCTGTAGGACTTGAACCCACGACATCCGGTTTTGGAGACCGACGTTCTACCAACTGAACTAAGGACGCATTGGCTAGAACCTAGCAAGCCTTTGATATTTGGCTCGCATCTGGTTCATTCCAGTCTAGCAGCTACACCAGCCCTACCCAAGCCCATCACAGCAACTGCTCTAGCGACTGCTCTTTGGAATCCACCTTGGCTTTGATGCGAGTGGCTTTGCCCACCCGATCCCGCAAGTAGAAGAGCTTGGCCCGGCGCACTTTACCGCGACGCAGTACCTTAATTGACTCAATGCGGGGAGAGTGAATCAGAAAAACCCGCTCCACTCCAATTCCCTGGAAGGTTTTGCGCACGGTGATGGTGCGGTTGGATCCGGAATTGCGAGCGGCGATGACCGTGCCCTCAAAGGCTTGTACCCGCTCTTTGCCGCCTTCTTGAATGCGAACTCCAACTCGCACTTGATCGCCAATGCGGATCTCCGGCAGATCCGACTTCATTTGTGCCGCTTCAATGGAGCGGATGATTTCTTGAGCGTTCATGGCCTTCCCGCGCTACTGGCAGTCAACCATAATAACAATCCCCCATCCTCCTTGTACAGAGCTTGTGATTGGGATCCCAGGAGAGGGATCTCCAACCAAGATGCGGGAAACCGTGTTTACGTCCCCTGGCGCAGTTCAATAGGCTAGAAGAAAGTAAACCTTTTGTGACGAGTGGGAGACATTCTGTGATCCTGCACACGGATGAGCCCAAGACGGGATCCCCATCCCCTCCCCAACCCCAAGACTATTCTGCGGCTCCCTCGCAGATCGGATCTCGAAAAAAAAGAGGATTGCCCATCGGCTGGGTAGTTGTCGGTTTGCTGTTGGCGGGTTTAGGCACAGGAGGTTATTTGCTGCAGCGGCAGTTTCAGCAGCAGATGGCACAACGGTTCCAGGCCTTAACGGTGCCTGTGCAGGTTTCAGATCTCACCCAGCGCCTGCGGGTTAGCGGGCAAGTGCAGCCGATCCGCCAGGTGAACGTCAGCCCACGGGAGTCCGGTCGCCTGTTGCAACTGTTCGTGGATCAGGGGGATGAAGTGACAGAAGGGCAGCTGCTGGCCCGCATGGATTACGGTGATCTCACCAGCAGCATTCAACAGGCCCAAGCCCGCATTCAAGAGCTGCAAGCCCGTCTGGCGGAGCAACAGGCGGGGGAGCGTACCCAGGTGATTTTGGCGGCCCAAGCGAGAGTGGATGCGGCCCAATCGCAGGTGGACTTGGCCCAAACAGAGTTGGAGCGGATTCGAGCGCTGGTGCAGCAGGGGGTGGTGGCCCGCAACGAGTTGGATCAGCGGCTGGCCCGTCTGGAGCAGGCGCAAGCGGATTTGCGCTCTGCCCAACAGGAATTGGAGCGGTTGCAGCTAGGGATCCGCCCAGAGGCGATTCAGCAAACCCAAGCCCAGATTGCCCAAGCGCAGGCCGAGTTGGCCCAACGGCAATCCCGAATCGCCGATACAGAAATCCGTGCTCCCTTTACAGGGATTGTGGTGCAGCGTTTTGCCGAAATTGGTTCTTTTGTTGCCCCGACCACAGCGGCTTCGGATGCGACCGCGGCTTCTTCTAGCTCGATTTTGGCCCTGGCGCAAGGGATCGAAGTGCGGGCGGAGGTACCGGAAGCCCAAATTGCGCAAGTGCAGGTGGGTCAACCGGTGGAGATTCGCTCCCTTGCCTATCCGGATCGGGTGGTGCGGGGTAAGGTGAAACGAATTGCACCCGCCACTGTGGTGGTGCGGGAAGTGACGGTCTTTCGGGTGATTGTGGAACCGGAACCGGGAGCAGACTTTTTGCGGACAGGCATGAATGTCTCGGTGGATTTTATCGGGGATCCCCAGCCGCAAGCCTTGACCGTACCCTCCGTTGCCGTCACCTATGAGCAAGGCCAAGAAGGCGTGATCCTGCTGGATCCTGCAACCCAACGGCCCATCTATCGGCAAGTGGAAACGGGCATCACCCAAAGCGGGGTCACCCAAATTCTCTCTGGGCTGCAAGCGGGCGATCGCGTCTTTACCTCCTTGCCGCCGGGAATGACCCTCGATGCGTTGATCAAAGCGGAGCCCTAACCATGAGCCTGGTGACTTCTGCCAAAATGGCCTGGCAAATGGTGCAGCGGCATCGTCTGCGCACGGGCCTAACCATGCTCGGGATCCTGATCGGCAATGCAGCGGTGGTGGCAATTGCCGGGTTTGGGAATGCCGCCCAGGAGATGGCGGTGGATCAGTTCCGGTCTTTAGGTACCAATTTACTCATTGTCTTTTCGTCTAGCTTGGGCCTAGCGGATGCCAGCAATATCCGACCGATTACCCTGGATGATCTGATGGCGATTGAACAGGAAGTGCCCGCCGTAGCGGCAGCCGTACCCAGCCTTAGCGTCAATGTGCGTGCAGTGCGGGGGGGAGTGGATCGCCGCTACGAAGCCACAGGCACCTGGCCGGAGTATTTGTCGGTGTTGAACCTGGAGATAGAACACGGTCGCTTTCTTTCGCCCGCAGATATTGAGGAACAGCGCTCCGTGGTGGTTCTGGGTAGCGAGGCGGCTAGTCAACTGTTTGGCCTGGATCCCGCAGCTGCTATCGGGGAGACCGTGCTGCTGAATAATCTCCCCTTTGAGGTGATCGGGACTTTGCGCTCGAAGCCGACAGTGTTTGGCAATAGCGATGCTGGGGTGTTCTTGCCGGTGGATGTGGTGGCCAATCAGTTTGTCGGGCGCAGATCCCCCTACGGCACAGAATTGACAGCGATTTTTGTTTCGGCCCGCTCGGTGGAGGATCTGCCGGCAGCGGAGTTTCAAATTCGCAACTTGCTGCGGCAGCGGCATCAATTGGTGGGGGAAGATGACTTTATCATCCGTAACCAAAAGGTGTTGCTGGATGGGGCAGCCACAATCCTGGGCCTACTGCGGGTGTTGTTGACGGGTACGGCGGCCCTTTCCCTGCTGGTGGGGGGGGTGGGGATCATGAATGTGATGTTGATCTCAGTGGCGGAGCGCACCCATGAGATTGGGGTTCGCAAGGCAATCGGGGCCGATAGCCGCCAGATTTTGCAGCAATTTGCCACAGAAGCCATTTTTATTGCCGTGACGGGGGGAGTGATCGGGATCCTCTTCAGCAGTGGCCTCTTGGTGGCGGTACAGGTTTTCACCCCCTTGGCTACCACAATCGATCCGGTGGCGGTGGTGGTTTCCTTTTCTCTTTCAACGGCCATTGGGTTGGTCTTCGGCATTTTCCCGGCCCGTAAAGCGGCGCAACTGGATCCGATCGAAGCGCTGCGGGCCTGAGTTTCCTAAAATTCATACCCAAACAAGCGGGGATCCGCCGGTTGCAGGTTGAGATCCGCTAGGCCATATTCCGCCCAGCGGCGATTGACCAACTCCGCCACTGCCGGATCGGGGGTGAGGGGATCCCGCCAGGGGGAATCGGTTTCTGGAGGAATCTTCGTGGTGGCATCGATGCCCATTTTGCCCCCCAGGCCGCGTTTTTCGGTGGCAAAGTCCAGGGAGTCGAAGGGGTTATCCGGCAGAATAAACACATCCCGCTGCGGATCCACCCGTGAACAGAGGCACCAAACGACTGCCCGTGGATCCCGGACATTGATGTCTTTGTCCACTACGATTACAAATTTGGTGTAGCTGAATTGGGGCAGAGCGCTCCAAAAGGCAAGAGCCGCCCGCCGCGCTTGGCCGGGATAGGCTTTGTCAATGGAAAGAATGGCTGCTTTGTAACCGAGAGCCTCCATGGGTAAAAAGAAATCCACAATTTCCGGTACCTGTTGCCTGAGGATGGGGGTGTAAACCCGGTTCAGGGCTAGGGCCATCATGTCGTTTTCTTTCGGGGGCTTGCCACTAAAGGTGGTGAGATAAATCGGATCGCGGCGGTGGGTGAGGCAGTGAAAGCGAATCAGGGGGGCTTGCTCATTGCGGGGGCCGTAGTAGCCAATGTGATCTCCAGCAGGGCCGTCGGGGGCCACTTCCCCAGGGGTGATTGTGCCTTCCAAGACCATCTCCGCGTGGGCTGGCACCTGCAGATCCACGGTTTTGCACTGGGCCAGGTGGAGTCCTTCTCCTGCGTAGAGACCGGCAAACAGCCATTCCGACAGATCCACCGGTACTGGGGTTGCCGCCGCCATGATCACCAAGGGATCCACCCCCACCGCGACGGCCACTTCCAACTTTCTGCCCAGTGCTGCCGCTTTGCGCAAATGGCGGGTTGCCCCCCGCACCGAGAGCCACTGCACCGTCATCGTGTTGCGGCTTTGCAGTTGCAGCCGATACACCCCCACGTTGGGGATCCCGTTTTCGGGATCCTTGGTCACCATCAAGCCCAGGGTCAGCACCCGCCCCGCATCCCCCGGATAGACCCGCAACAGCGGCAATTGGCCCAGATCCACCTCTTCTCCCCGCAACACCACCTGCTGACAGGGGGGCAAGAGATCGCGGCTGGGCTTAGCCTTGAACACACTGAACAAAGCCTGCCCCAGTTCCACTGCCTGCGAGAACGTTTTCGGGGGACGCGGTTGGTAGAGCAACGCCAATTTTTTACCCAGGCTTTCCAGCTCCTGCGGCTGTTCCATCCCCATGGCCCAGCAGATGCGCTCCACCGTCCCCAGGGCATTGATCACAAGCGGCAGACGGGATCCTTTCACCCGCTCAAACAGCAGGGCTGGGCCGCCACTGGCCAAGAGGCGATCGGCGATCTCGGCAATTTCTAGGTCGGGATCCACTTCTGCGGGAATGCGGCGGAGCTGACCACGGGATTCCAACAGGGCGATAAAGCGACGCAAATCTCTGGGCATGAAGGCTGGTACTCAAACAGGGCAGGCGTTCCCGTGGCATCGGATCCCGACCAAGGAGAGGTTTACTTGTCGCGGGCAAGAGCAAAACCGCTCATAAACGGCTTCTGCAAGGCCATGAACACCACCACCGGCGGAATACTGGCGATGATCGCCCCCAACATCATCGGGCCATAGGAGGCGGAGCTATCCAGGTTGAGCAGGGATTGCAACCCCACTTGCACCACCTGTTTTTCCTGTCCCTGGATGATCAAACGAGGCCACAGGTACATATTCCAAGCGTAGACGAAGTGAATCACTGCCTGGGCCCCAATCGCATTCCAACTGAGGGGGATCAACACCTGGGTGAGAAATTGCAGCGGGTTGGCCCCATCCAATTGGGCTGCCTCGGAGAGTTCGCTGGGAATGTTGGAAAAATGTTGCCGAAACAGAAAAGTCGCCGTTGCACTGGCCAAAAAAGGCACAATCAGGGCGTAGTAGGTGGATCCCCAACCTAAGCCAGTGACAAAACGCAGCAGGGCAATGATCAAAATTTCCGTGGGCATCATCAACGTGATCAGTACAAAACCAAACACCAGCCACTTACCCGGAAAGCGGAAGTAAACAAAGGCCAACCCCGCCAACAACGACAAAATGGTCTTACCGACGGTGATCGCCACCGCCATGATCGTGCTGTTGAGCATGTAACTGCCCAGGTGCCGCGACACCATCACCTGTCGCCAGTTGAAGCCAAAGGATGAGCCAAAGGTAAATTGATAGCGAAACACTTCCGCATTGTTCTGGGTGCTCACAATCACGGCATACAACACTGGGAACCCCAACACCAAACAGGCCAGCAACAGGCCCAAATGCACATACCAACGCTCCGGGATCCAACGCCAGGTTCGGGAAGGGCGGCGGCTGGGTTGGCTGAGGCTGCGGGGAGCAGCTTGGGATAGTCGGGGATCCTGCAAAAGTTGGGCCATCGTTCCTCCTGCCAAAGTGCTGTTGCTGATGGGTGATGCTGATTTGAGATGCTGACTGGTTGGCTTACTTGTTGAGGATAATCGGATCGGGTTAACGTCTCCCTAAGGGAGCTGAATTCTTCCTCGATTTTTCAGGTGCTTTTACCGACGGGAGGAAACGGGTAGAGTAGTACAGCAGTGATCTGGAATGAAGAAGAGGATCCCATGACCCGAGGCTTTGGCCCATTCGGCAAAATCCAAGAAGCGCTCAAGAAAGCCCAAGAGGTGCGTGACGGTGCTCAAAAGCTCCAAAAGGAGCTCGAAGAAATGGAGATCGTCGGGGAAGCTGGCAATGGGCTGGTTAAAGTCACTGTGAATGGCAACCAGGAGCCCCTCAAGGTTTCGCTGGATCCCGATGCCCTCAAGGAGGCCCCAGATGTGCTGGAGGATTTGATCCTAACGGCGATGGTGAATGCCTATACCCAATCTGCCGAAACGATGCGCAAGCGGATGGAGGAGCTGACCGGAAACATCAGTCTGCCCGGGTTGGGATTGGGTTGATCCCCTCCCTCGCTAGCCCTCTATGTATACCCGCCCGCTGGCTCGCCTAATCGAGGAACTGCAACGGCTACCCGGTATCGGTGCCAAAACCGCTCAGCGGTTGGCTTTGCATCTCATCAATCGCCCCGTCACCGAGATCGAAGCTTTGGCCCAAGCTCTCCTGGAAGCCAAGCAGACGGTTAAACATTGCTCCATTTGCTTTAATTGGTCGGCGGAGGATCCCTGTGAGATTTGTCGGTCTCCCCAGCGGGATCCCTCGCTGTGGTGTGTGGTGGCGGAGGTGAAGGATTTGATTGCCCTGGAACGAACTCGTGAGTTCAAGGGCCGTTACCACGTTCTGGGGGGTCTGATTTCCCCGATGAATGGCATTGGGGTGGATCAACTCCACATCCGGGAGCTGGTGGCACGGGTAGCCCAGGAAAAGCCGCGGGAGCTGATCTTCGCCATTAGCCCCAGCGTCGAGGGGGAAGTAACCATGCACGTGATCAAGGATTTCCTAAAGCAAGTCTCCCCCACGTTGTACATGACCCGGCTGGCTTTTGGGCTGCCGATGGGATCCGAACTGGAATACGCCGATGAGGTCACCCTGGCCCGTGCTCTCGAAGCCCGGCGCGAGTTGTGAATTCGTACCATCCCGCTAGGGGGCATTTTGGCGGTAAATTCAGGATCTTCTTTAGATTATCTTTAGATCCTGCTCTAAACGGGCAATCCGAATTGAACGGAATCCAGCTCTGGATCCCTTGCGGATCCCAACAAGGCAGTAAAATTGAGGTCGGGCTCACGGTAGAGATGCCAGCTTTACCAGAGTCTGACTGTCTTGAATGAGAGGGAAACCCCGTGGAGCTAGCTGAAGTCGAAGAGCTGATGGGTAAAGCGGTGCAAGCGACGCAGCGCGCCTTTAATACGGTGCGTACCGGACGGGCCAATTCCAGTCTGTTGGATCGCGTTCAGGTGGAGTATTACGGCGTGCCCACCCCTCTGAAATCCTTGGCCACCCTCACCACTCCCGACTCCAGTACCCTTTTGATCCAACCGTTTGATCCCTCGACTCTGGCCGCGATCGAACGGGCGATTGTGGCTTCTGACCTAGGTTTGAACCCTAGCAACGATGGTAAAGTGGTGCGCCTCAATATCCCACCCCTAACGGAGGAGCGGCGCAAAGAACTCAGCAAACAGGTGGCCAAACTGGCGGAAGAAGGCCGGGTCTCGATTCGCAACATCCGGCGAGATGCGATTGATGCGGTGCGTAAACAAGAAAAAAATGGTGAGCTTTCCGAAGATGAGTCCAAAGGTTTGCAGGATGATATCCAAAAACTGACCGACCGCTACATCAAGAAGGTGGATGAGCTGCTAGCGGAGAAAGAGAAGGAATTGAGCACGATTTGACAAAAAGGGATCCCGACTTTCTGAATAGGTTGCAATAATAGCTAAATCTTGTTACTCCTTCAGGAAAGTCAATTGCACCCAACAACAGAGTTTACTCTGCAACAGGCTTGGATCCCGTCAGGGGAAGGATACGAAGTTAGAGATCTGCATATTGTAGCGGGCCGAATTGCCGCCATTGGCTCTAGCCTGCCCCCACCGGGATCTAGGTGGATGCTCATCACAAATTGCTGTTGCCCCCCGCCAAAGCCTTGAGATGGCTGCCTTAGGAGGTGCCAAAGGGCTGTGCCTAGAACAGGAAACGGGATCTCTAACTGTGGGCAAATCTGCCGATTTGGTTCTCTGCGATCTCACCCAGTTGTCCTTGTTGCCGCGCACAGATCCGATTGGGTTGTTGGTGTTGGGCCGTCCCAGTCGGGTGGTGGATAGCGTGTGGGTACGGGGGAAGCGACGGATTGAAGCGGGCCAATTCTGTGGGTAGCCGGGATCCCTTTCCCCGAGGGTGGAAACCTTGCGGCAGCAGATGCTAAATCGGGGCACTTGGCGACACAAAACCCTCTCAGCGGCCACTCAAACCCTCGGGGAGCGCTACCGAGCCGCCATGAATTTACCCTAGGATCCCTCGATTTTCATCTTTTTCCCGAACCCAAAATTAGGGGCTGGGATCCCCCCTCTGGTCTGCCAAAAAAACTTCAATTTCAGCACGCTGGGCAAGGCTGGTCTGCGCTCCCGCTCGAGTGACCGCGAGTGCGGCGGCGGCATTGGCAAAACGCAACGCTTCCTGCAGGGATCCCCCCGCTGCCAAACAAGCGGCCAAAGCCCCACAAAACCCATCTCCAGCGGCAGTGGTATCCACCACGTTCACCGCATGAGCCGGTAGATAGCCCCTATCTTCCCCATCCGCCCAGGCCAACCCTGCCCCGCCCAACGTGAGGATCACCGTCGGGATCCCGTGCTGTTGTAAACGTTGTGCTGCCATTTGGGCTTGTTCAGGCGTTTCAATCGGGGATTGAGTGAAGCTGGCGGCTTCGGTTTCGTTGAGCACCAGGTAGCGAATTTGGCGCAACAGGGATCCCGGCAAAGGCTGAATGGGGGCAGGATTGAGTAAAATCGGGATCCCTTGGGTAAAGGCTTGCTCAGCCACCGCCAAGACCGTCGGGAGTGGAATTTCCAGTTGCAGTAGGAGTAAGGCGGCGGGAGTGAAGGGGGGCAAGCGCTGCGGGGTGTAGCGCCCATTGGCACCTGGGCTGACCACGATGCTGTTTTGCCCGCTGGGATCCACTGTGATCAGGGCAATGCCGCTGGAGCCTTCCAAGGTTTGCAGTTGCTGGGTATCGATGCCATTTTGCTCGAGATTGTCCCGCAGACTCTGGCCAAAGCCATCGGATCCGACAGCCCCCCACATTTCCACCTGTCCACCTGCCCGTGCCGCAGCCACCGCCTGATTGGCCCCTTTGCCGCCGGGGTAGGTGGTGTAGTCGGATCCCAGCACCGTTTCGCCAGCAATGGGTTGATGGGGCACTTGCACCACCAAGTCCATATTCAAACTACCGACCACTCGAATGGGTTTAGACATGGGGTTGTGGATCCGGTGGGTGAGGAACACAAGTGCTGTTGTAACAAACCTACGTTGAGGCTAATGCTCCGCAACGCGAATGCGACCACGCAACCACGCGACTACGCAACTACGTGAAGCTGGTACGCTGTGGAAGCGGTGATCCCGAGAGGTGGATGAAGGTGCCTGGGAACTGGAATGTGGACTTGCAATTGTTGGTCACTGATTTGGATTACACCTTGGTTGGGGATCCCTCAGCCTTGCAGGACTTAAATCCCAAACTGGAACAGCTGCGTGCCCAAACGGGCTTAAAGCTCGTCTATGCCACAGGCCGATCCTGGTATCTGTACCAAGAACTGCTACAGGAATACCCGCTGTTACCCCCTGATGCTTTAATCCTCTCGGTGGGCACTGCTGTGCACTACCAAGGGCTCCCTGAACCGGATCCCAATTGGACAAATCATCTTTCCCAGGGATGGGATCGGGAGGCAGTGGCTGAGGTGGCAGCTCAATTTCCGGAACTGCGCCCCCAACCCGCTTCAGAACAGGGATCCTTCAAGCTCAGCTATTGGCTGGATGCCGGACGGGCGGAATGGGTGATCGCACAACTGAGCCGAGAACTGGCGCAACGGGGCCTAGCGGTGAACCCGGTGTACAGCAGTGGTCGGGACTTGGACTTGCTCCCCCTAGCCGGGAATAAAGGCTCCGCTCTGCGCTACTTACAACAGGAGTGGGGGATCCCTGGAGAACAGACCCTGGCCTGTGGAGATTCTGGCAATGATCAACTGCTGCTCCAGGCGGCCATCGAATCCGGGGGCTACGGTGTCGTGGTGGGCAATGCCCAGCCGGAGTTGTTGGATTGGTACCGCAAAAACCCTACTCCCCACTGTCTTTTGGCTGCAGCCACCTGCGCAGGCGGGATCCTAGAAGGGTTGCAACACTTTGGTTGTCTGGAGCGTCTCAGCTAGCCTGGAGGGGTGCCGACCCAGAGGTTAAAGAATGTTGCTGTCGACCACTGATGTGTTGCAAGGGGTAGAAATTGAAAGCTACCTGGGCATTGTTACTGCCGAAGTGGTTTATGGGAGCAACGCCCTACGGGACTTCTTTGCAGGGATCCGAGATATTATCGGCGGGCGCACGGGAGCCTACGAACGGGTTTTTGAACAGGGCCAGAAAGAAGCAATTGCTGAGTTGGAACGGCGGGCCAAACGGCTGGGGGCAGATGGGGTGATCGGCATTGACCTGAACACCGGCACCATTAACATCGACCAAACCGGGGTACTGCTTTTGATCACAGCCACCGGAACCGCTGTCAAGATTCGCTGAAGGGGCTGTCCCCAATCCCCGACAGGTCTAGAGTCCCTTAAACCAGGCTTTCCATCACTGCTTCGTCAATCTCAAAGTTGGCATAGACATTCTGCACATCATCCAGGTTATCCAGCCGCTCCATCAGGTTGAGCACCAGCTTGGCCGTCTCCGCATCCTCCACCTGCACCCCATTGGACGGGATCCAGCGAATACCCACATCTTGAACCTGGTAGCCCTCTTTTTTCAGATGGGTGGCCACCTGCTCCAGCAGCGTGTAGTCGCAATAGACTTCTGCCTGCGAGCCATCGGTACTCAGATCATCTCCGCCGGCTTCGGCCACAGCTAAGAGCAGCGCTTCTTCATCCGGCACCACCTCGAGGCTG from Thermostichus vulcanus str. 'Rupite' includes these protein-coding regions:
- the rbsK gene encoding ribokinase produces the protein MSKPIRVVGSLNMDLVVQVPHQPIAGETVLGSDYTTYPGGKGANQAVAAARAGGQVEMWGAVGSDGFGQSLRDNLEQNGIDTQQLQTLEGSSGIALITVDPSGQNSIVVSPGANGRYTPQRLPPFTPAALLLLQLEIPLPTVLAVAEQAFTQGIPILLNPAPIQPLPGSLLRQIRYLVLNETEAASFTQSPIETPEQAQMAAQRLQQHGIPTVILTLGGAGLAWADGEDRGYLPAHAVNVVDTTAAGDGFCGALAACLAAGGSLQEALRFANAAAALAVTRAGAQTSLAQRAEIEVFLADQRGDPSP
- a CDS encoding amidohydrolase family protein, which produces MAALGGAKGLCLEQETGSLTVGKSADLVLCDLTQLSLLPRTDPIGLLVLGRPSRVVDSVWVRGKRRIEAGQFCG
- a CDS encoding PRC-barrel domain-containing protein — protein: MTTGKESVALVRSEVRRRSQVLGTQVISQGNAARLGVVSEVWADLEAKQVLVLGVLEKAFASSPRLLELRQVTALGQDAVLVPSDEVFDNLDLDGLSRVVGSEVVTEEGIRLGKVKDFEFNSVSGLITGLVLSNLGLTFLPGFILSTYLLSTDEIVSVGGDRLIVEDGAETRLTQLAKGILETLGVGKPPWEAGSGPTPALPSAVDSPVVEEDYDEEYDEEYEAEEEDIYAEDEPEPEPVRPRRPEPVPEQPEWEQEYAEEDAPPEPTSESPATDAWEDKPEDPQT
- a CDS encoding ABC transporter permease, producing MSLVTSAKMAWQMVQRHRLRTGLTMLGILIGNAAVVAIAGFGNAAQEMAVDQFRSLGTNLLIVFSSSLGLADASNIRPITLDDLMAIEQEVPAVAAAVPSLSVNVRAVRGGVDRRYEATGTWPEYLSVLNLEIEHGRFLSPADIEEQRSVVVLGSEAASQLFGLDPAAAIGETVLLNNLPFEVIGTLRSKPTVFGNSDAGVFLPVDVVANQFVGRRSPYGTELTAIFVSARSVEDLPAAEFQIRNLLRQRHQLVGEDDFIIRNQKVLLDGAATILGLLRVLLTGTAALSLLVGGVGIMNVMLISVAERTHEIGVRKAIGADSRQILQQFATEAIFIAVTGGVIGILFSSGLLVAVQVFTPLATTIDPVAVVVSFSLSTAIGLVFGIFPARKAAQLDPIEALRA
- a CDS encoding efflux RND transporter periplasmic adaptor subunit — translated: MILHTDEPKTGSPSPPQPQDYSAAPSQIGSRKKRGLPIGWVVVGLLLAGLGTGGYLLQRQFQQQMAQRFQALTVPVQVSDLTQRLRVSGQVQPIRQVNVSPRESGRLLQLFVDQGDEVTEGQLLARMDYGDLTSSIQQAQARIQELQARLAEQQAGERTQVILAAQARVDAAQSQVDLAQTELERIRALVQQGVVARNELDQRLARLEQAQADLRSAQQELERLQLGIRPEAIQQTQAQIAQAQAELAQRQSRIADTEIRAPFTGIVVQRFAEIGSFVAPTTAASDATAASSSSILALAQGIEVRAEVPEAQIAQVQVGQPVEIRSLAYPDRVVRGKVKRIAPATVVVREVTVFRVIVEPEPGADFLRTGMNVSVDFIGDPQPQALTVPSVAVTYEQGQEGVILLDPATQRPIYRQVETGITQSGVTQILSGLQAGDRVFTSLPPGMTLDALIKAEP
- the rplS gene encoding 50S ribosomal protein L19; protein product: MNAQEIIRSIEAAQMKSDLPEIRIGDQVRVGVRIQEGGKERVQAFEGTVIAARNSGSNRTITVRKTFQGIGVERVFLIHSPRIESIKVLRRGKVRRAKLFYLRDRVGKATRIKAKVDSKEQSLEQLL
- the recR gene encoding recombination mediator RecR — encoded protein: MYTRPLARLIEELQRLPGIGAKTAQRLALHLINRPVTEIEALAQALLEAKQTVKHCSICFNWSAEDPCEICRSPQRDPSLWCVVAEVKDLIALERTREFKGRYHVLGGLISPMNGIGVDQLHIRELVARVAQEKPRELIFAISPSVEGEVTMHVIKDFLKQVSPTLYMTRLAFGLPMGSELEYADEVTLARALEARREL
- a CDS encoding YbaB/EbfC family nucleoid-associated protein, with product MRDGAQKLQKELEEMEIVGEAGNGLVKVTVNGNQEPLKVSLDPDALKEAPDVLEDLILTAMVNAYTQSAETMRKRMEELTGNISLPGLGLG
- a CDS encoding UbiD family decarboxylase, which translates into the protein MPRDLRRFIALLESRGQLRRIPAEVDPDLEIAEIADRLLASGGPALLFERVKGSRLPLVINALGTVERICWAMGMEQPQELESLGKKLALLYQPRPPKTFSQAVELGQALFSVFKAKPSRDLLPPCQQVVLRGEEVDLGQLPLLRVYPGDAGRVLTLGLMVTKDPENGIPNVGVYRLQLQSRNTMTVQWLSVRGATRHLRKAAALGRKLEVAVAVGVDPLVIMAAATPVPVDLSEWLFAGLYAGEGLHLAQCKTVDLQVPAHAEMVLEGTITPGEVAPDGPAGDHIGYYGPRNEQAPLIRFHCLTHRRDPIYLTTFSGKPPKENDMMALALNRVYTPILRQQVPEIVDFFLPMEALGYKAAILSIDKAYPGQARRAALAFWSALPQFSYTKFVIVVDKDINVRDPRAVVWCLCSRVDPQRDVFILPDNPFDSLDFATEKRGLGGKMGIDATTKIPPETDSPWRDPLTPDPAVAELVNRRWAEYGLADLNLQPADPRLFGYEF
- the frr gene encoding ribosome recycling factor, yielding MELAEVEELMGKAVQATQRAFNTVRTGRANSSLLDRVQVEYYGVPTPLKSLATLTTPDSSTLLIQPFDPSTLAAIERAIVASDLGLNPSNDGKVVRLNIPPLTEERRKELSKQVAKLAEEGRVSIRNIRRDAIDAVRKQEKNGELSEDESKGLQDDIQKLTDRYIKKVDELLAEKEKELSTI
- a CDS encoding carbohydrate ABC transporter permease; the protein is MAQLLQDPRLSQAAPRSLSQPSRRPSRTWRWIPERWYVHLGLLLACLVLGFPVLYAVIVSTQNNAEVFRYQFTFGSSFGFNWRQVMVSRHLGSYMLNSTIMAVAITVGKTILSLLAGLAFVYFRFPGKWLVFGFVLITLMMPTEILIIALLRFVTGLGWGSTYYALIVPFLASATATFLFRQHFSNIPSELSEAAQLDGANPLQFLTQVLIPLSWNAIGAQAVIHFVYAWNMYLWPRLIIQGQEKQVVQVGLQSLLNLDSSASYGPMMLGAIIASIPPVVVFMALQKPFMSGFALARDK